The Bacillus sp. B-jedd sequence TCAGGAAAGCTATAGTTTAAAAGCCTTGCGGACTCTTTTGTAATGCCCCAAGTATATTAGTTTTTTTAAACAAAGGTTATAAGAATAATAATAAAATTCCTATCTATAAAAACTTAATTTTGTATGGCAGTTTTGGAATCATACTCTTTTTTTATTCCTTCGACAAATCAGAATTTAATAACGATAGAACAACATCATAATGTCTTTCGAGATGTTTCAATACTCAAATAACTGCAAAATTGAGGCGTATTTATGTACTTCTAAACAAAAATCAGGATAGTTTATTGCTAATTTGCAAAACGGTACGTAAAGGCGTACCGCATTAGGGTGTCACTTTTGTTAGGTTTTCTTTAGATTCCATTGTATGGGAGCAAAGAAACCATGGAAGTAATAATAAAAATTAAAATTAAGGAATTGATCCACAAAAGAAACATTTCCTTAAGGGAATTATCAAGATTATCTGATATCAGGCATTCTGCACTGAGTGAACTTGCGAATAGTAAAAGGCAAAATATTAATTTGGGTCATATAAAAAGGATAGCCGAATCTCTAAATATTGAGGATATTAGGGAAATTATTGACATAGAAAAGAAATAGATGATCATTTAGAGGTGCACGAATGGAACCTATCCACTATGATTCTTTTGAAGTCGTTCGATTTATAAATAATTTAGGGTATGAAGTTGAAGTTGAGATAATTAATTTCGGTTCAGGGTACCATGCAACAGCTAATATTTGTACTGATGAACCTCCTTATACTGATATTACAGGGATAGGGAAAGATTTTAATAACAAAAGTAAATCATGTAAAAAAGCCTTAAATCAACTGTACGATCAACTTTATGCTAATAAGTTAACTAATCCATAAAGGGAGTAGGTTTCTACCAAACATGTACCCTGGTGAGGCCGCAATTTTATACTTTAAAAAGATGATTCCTATTATGCACGCTGCTATTTTCAATGGCAGCGTTGTTTGCGTTTTTAAGGAGAAATTTTGACGGTACATAAACGCAGATTCTGAACTGTCGTACAACGAAGTGAAGAAACTCATTGCAAAAACAGGCGGGAAGGGTACAGCTTTTTATAGTGATACGGATGTGGAAGAGGTCAAAGGAAAAATCCATCCAGACGGTGAAATGCAAAATGAATACTTGTTGATGGCCCCACCAGAAAACGGTGGGTTTTTTCTGTCGGAATCTTAATAGCTATGTAAAATATTGTGAAATTATGGTATGAATAGAGTAGAAGAGTAAGGGGGAGTCGGCATGACATTAGAGGTGGAGTTTCACAAAGCAATGGTCGGCATTTATCAAGATGGCCTTAAACACTGTAATTACCGAGCGGCACGATTCTTGCAAATGGTCTCGAATGAGGGCGGATTAAAAACCGCCAAGAAGCTTCTCGCTGACAGCAATAAAGTGAGCGAAGGCTTTATGAACTTATTGGAATGTAATCGGTTGGATTTAACCGTAGAAGCTTTGGTGCTAAAAGTAAGGTTCCAACCGCTCTTTACTGAAAAGGAACTAACTGAGGCAAAATTCAGGCTTGAACAATATCATTACCTAATTCAATAAACATAGTCAGAAAGGTGATCACATAATGCCAATACATAACAAACTAGTCAGAGACCGTATCCCTGAAGTCATCGAGAAAACCGGGAAGAAGTTCACAACTAGGATAATGGATAAAGATGAGTACATAGTAGAATTGCGGAAAAAGGCGTTTGAAGAGTTGGAAGAATATATGAATACAAAAAACGATGCTGATGCAGTAGAGGAGCTTGCGGATCTCCTTGAGATTATTCATGCCATGGCAGACATCCACAATGTTTCTATTGCAGAGATTGAGGCTGTAAGAAGGAAAAAGGCTGAAAAACGCGGCGGCTTTAAGGAGAGGATTTTTCTTATCGAGGTTGAGGATGAGTAATGTAAAACTGATTACCGGCAGCCTCGGAGACCATTTGCTTGAGCAGATCGACAAAGCAAAAACAATCTGCATCCTGTCTTCGTTTGTCATGAAATCAGGAGTGACATATCTAAAAGATGCGCTGAAAAACGCTGCAGACCGCGGGGCCGATATTAAAATTTGTACTGGAGACTACTTGTTCATTACCCAGCCGGAGGCTTTGGAAGAACTATTGAAAATTGACGATCGGATTCAGGCCAGGCTTTGGCAAAGCAGCGGTGTCTCCTTTCACCCGAAAGCTTATCTTTTTCAATCTAATACCCAGGAGTGCTTATTCATCGGTTCCTCAAACCTGTCAAAATCCGCTTTAGGAAATGGGGTGGAATGGAACGTTGAGGTATCAAATGAAAAGGAAGTTTTTGATGAGGCTGTGTCGAATTTCTTGAAAATTTTCTATGCTGACCAAACGATGCCTCTTAATAAGGAAACCTTAAAAATATACAAAACGAGCTATGACGTATTCCATATTCACAATAACCATTTGGGCAAAGCATGGTCTAAAGCTGAAGAAAAAGATTTGATGCTTCCCGGCAAAATTAAGACTCCTGATCAAGAGGAAATAATAATAGAAGAAAAAGCTCCATACGGAGAAATTAAGCCGCGATTTGCTCAAATAGAAGCCCTTGAAGAGCTGGAAAAGACGCTCGAAGAGGAGTACGATAAGGCACTTGTAGTAATGGCTACAGGTCTTGGCAAAACCTACCTTGCAGGGTTCTTTGCAGAAAAGTTTAAGAAAATCCTATTTATTGCTCATCAGGAAGAGATTCTTAAGCAAGCAAGGGAATCTTTCAAAAATACTAATCCAAATAAGAAATTTGGAATATACAATGGCAAAGTAAAAGAGCCGGATGCTGATGCTGTTTTTGCCTCCATTTATACTTTAAGCATGAAGACGCATCTGGAAAAGTTCAGCGAGAATGAATTCGATTTAATTATCGTGGATGAGTTCCACCATGCCGCAGCTGAATCATATAAACGGGTATTGGACTACTTTGACCCAAAGTTCCTACTCGGTATCACAGCCACTCCTGATCGGCACGACAATAAAGATGTTTATGCAATTTGCGGAGGGAATGTGGCGTTCCGTCTCGATTTTCTTGAGGCAATTAACAGGGAGTGGCTGTCCCCATTTAAATACTATGGGGTCTATGATGATACGGACTACAGCCAGATTACCTGGCTGGGAACACGATACGACGAAGAAGAGCTTCTTAGTGCCCAATTGAGGGACAACTTGGCCCAGAACATCCTTCGTGCCTGGGAGAATAAAAAGCAGTCGCGGACGATCGGCTTCTGCTCATCCATTAAGCAGGCGGATTTTCTATCTCAATACTTTAACAAAAACGGTTATAAAACTATAAGTCTTCATTCACAAAGCCAAGTTGATAGAGGAGCTGCCATTAAATTGCTCGAAAAGGGACAAATCGATGTCATCTTTACAGTTGATTTGTTTAACGAGGGCGTGGATATACCACCTGTTGATACACTATTATTTGTCCGTCCAACTGAATCTTTGACCGTATTTACCCAGCAAATCGGCCGTGGTCTCCGTGTATACAATGGAAAAGACTACTGTGTCATTATTGATTTGATTGGAAATTACCGGAATGCCGATATTAAACTAAGTGTTTTTGAAACGGAAGATAGTAAAACAAAAGGGAACA is a genomic window containing:
- a CDS encoding helix-turn-helix domain-containing protein; translation: MEVIIKIKIKELIHKRNISLRELSRLSDIRHSALSELANSKRQNINLGHIKRIAESLNIEDIREIIDIEKK
- a CDS encoding nucleoside triphosphate pyrophosphohydrolase; this encodes MPIHNKLVRDRIPEVIEKTGKKFTTRIMDKDEYIVELRKKAFEELEEYMNTKNDADAVEELADLLEIIHAMADIHNVSIAEIEAVRRKKAEKRGGFKERIFLIEVEDE
- a CDS encoding DEAD/DEAH box helicase family protein gives rise to the protein MSNVKLITGSLGDHLLEQIDKAKTICILSSFVMKSGVTYLKDALKNAADRGADIKICTGDYLFITQPEALEELLKIDDRIQARLWQSSGVSFHPKAYLFQSNTQECLFIGSSNLSKSALGNGVEWNVEVSNEKEVFDEAVSNFLKIFYADQTMPLNKETLKIYKTSYDVFHIHNNHLGKAWSKAEEKDLMLPGKIKTPDQEEIIIEEKAPYGEIKPRFAQIEALEELEKTLEEEYDKALVVMATGLGKTYLAGFFAEKFKKILFIAHQEEILKQARESFKNTNPNKKFGIYNGKVKEPDADAVFASIYTLSMKTHLEKFSENEFDLIIVDEFHHAAAESYKRVLDYFDPKFLLGITATPDRHDNKDVYAICGGNVAFRLDFLEAINREWLSPFKYYGVYDDTDYSQITWLGTRYDEEELLSAQLRDNLAQNILRAWENKKQSRTIGFCSSIKQADFLSQYFNKNGYKTISLHSQSQVDRGAAIKLLEKGQIDVIFTVDLFNEGVDIPPVDTLLFVRPTESLTVFTQQIGRGLRVYNGKDYCVIIDLIGNYRNADIKLSVFETEDSKTKGNKMIPSLPAMCEIDLDVQVIDLLKEMARKRQPRKEKLFNDYMNLKQELGRRPTYLELHLSGVSESVQYRQEFGSYVGFLNWAGELADREEKVYHRYKNWLEEVEKTAMSKSYKMVLLLAMLERGPSDWFKPLTPREVAPFFHSYLTKTEYRKRIDFSDKSSRKLWKYDEKAVSSLIARMPMTMWDRGQDGLTNFNKGVFIINFDVLPEDETIVFNWTREVCEYRLHYHFER